The proteins below come from a single Agromyces flavus genomic window:
- a CDS encoding LmeA family phospholipid-binding protein, whose protein sequence is MAASDAETVRLQPLDESGGPRRRTSGGTRALIVIGMLLVVIVGVLVLVETVGRGIAERNIAASIEQDLPEGVEGDVDVQIHGLSALWQVLRGSMDEIVATAPELDVYGVPVDATVTAYGVPLAAGGSVERAEAVASVDETAVDAIAESQGVPGGLELGDGTVAYSDEVAVLGIPIGFTVTAEPEAAGDRVLLAPVGADVQAGGGSIDVSGLVDRLLGGDPLPICVADRLPEGVEVTGLDVQPDGVTVRAEASDLPLVEETLATTGSCD, encoded by the coding sequence ATGGCCGCCTCCGACGCCGAGACCGTCCGCCTGCAGCCGCTCGACGAGTCGGGCGGACCCCGCCGCCGCACGTCCGGGGGAACGCGGGCGCTCATCGTGATCGGCATGCTCCTGGTCGTGATCGTCGGCGTGCTGGTCCTCGTCGAGACGGTGGGTCGCGGCATCGCCGAGCGCAACATCGCGGCCTCGATCGAGCAGGACCTGCCCGAGGGCGTCGAGGGCGACGTCGACGTGCAGATCCACGGGCTGTCGGCGCTGTGGCAGGTGCTGCGCGGCAGCATGGACGAGATCGTCGCGACGGCGCCGGAGCTCGACGTCTACGGGGTGCCCGTGGACGCGACGGTCACCGCGTACGGCGTCCCGCTCGCCGCGGGCGGCTCCGTGGAGCGCGCCGAGGCGGTCGCGAGCGTCGACGAGACGGCCGTGGACGCGATCGCCGAGTCGCAGGGCGTACCCGGTGGACTCGAGCTCGGCGACGGCACCGTGGCGTACAGCGACGAGGTCGCCGTCCTCGGCATCCCGATCGGGTTCACCGTCACCGCCGAACCCGAGGCGGCGGGCGACCGGGTGCTCCTCGCACCCGTCGGAGCCGACGTCCAGGCGGGGGGCGGCAGCATCGACGTCTCCGGCCTCGTCGACCGGCTGCTCGGCGGCGACCCGCTGCCGATCTGCGTCGCCGACCGCCTGCCCGAGGGCGTCGAGGTGACCGGCCTCGACGTCCAGCCCGACGGTGTCACCGTCCGGGCCGAGGCGAGCGACCTGCCCCTGGTCGAGGAGACGCTCGCGACGACGGGGAGCTGCGACTAG
- a CDS encoding arginine--tRNA ligase: MTPADLSRALYDLVMGLVARRRAAGDEVALDLAPEAVTLERPKLREHGDWASSIALRIAKPLGTNPRALAAELAEGLSGVEGVASAEVAGPGFINIRLDAAAAGALARTIVERGDAYGHVDALTGSVINLEFVSANPTGPLHIGHTRWAALGDSIGRVLRAAGAKVANEYYINDAGSQMDTFGASVLAAAKGEPTPENGYPGQYVADLAAKVLEREPHLLELDDEVALHTAREIAYELQLAEIRESLARFEVHFDVWTSERTLHAKDDDGVSAIDAAVERLRAQGHVFDDEGAVWVRTTDFGDDKDRVIRRANGVYTYFAADAAYYLDKGDRGFEHKIYLLGADHHGYVHRLKALAGAAGDDPEKDVEVLIGQLVSVNGARLSKRAGNIIELDDLQAWLGTDALRYTLARYPADSPLAIDPEQLRRRTNDNPVFYVQYAHARTAAVARNAQASGVDRSAFAPELLDHETESALLGALQEFPRIVAQSAELREPHRVARYIEELAGLYHRWYDNCRVLPLGDEPVGELHRTRLWLNDATGQVIRNGLHLLGVSAPERM, from the coding sequence GTGACTCCCGCCGATCTCTCGCGTGCCCTGTACGACCTCGTCATGGGCCTGGTCGCGCGACGACGAGCGGCCGGAGACGAGGTGGCGCTCGACCTGGCGCCCGAGGCGGTCACCCTCGAGCGCCCCAAGCTGCGCGAGCACGGCGACTGGGCCTCGAGCATCGCGTTGCGCATCGCCAAGCCGCTCGGCACCAACCCGCGCGCGCTCGCCGCCGAGCTCGCCGAGGGCCTCTCCGGCGTCGAGGGCGTCGCGAGCGCCGAGGTCGCCGGCCCCGGCTTCATCAACATCCGACTGGATGCCGCCGCCGCCGGTGCGCTCGCGCGCACGATCGTCGAACGGGGCGACGCGTACGGCCACGTCGACGCGCTCACGGGCAGCGTGATCAACCTCGAGTTCGTCTCGGCCAACCCGACCGGACCGCTGCACATCGGCCACACGCGCTGGGCGGCGCTCGGCGACTCGATCGGCCGCGTGCTCCGCGCCGCCGGAGCGAAGGTCGCGAACGAGTACTACATCAACGACGCCGGCTCGCAGATGGACACCTTCGGCGCCTCGGTGCTCGCGGCTGCCAAGGGCGAGCCCACTCCCGAGAACGGCTATCCCGGGCAGTACGTCGCCGACCTCGCCGCCAAGGTGCTCGAGCGCGAGCCGCACCTGCTCGAGCTCGACGACGAGGTCGCGCTGCACACGGCGCGCGAGATCGCCTACGAGCTGCAGCTCGCCGAGATCCGCGAGTCGCTCGCTCGTTTCGAGGTGCACTTCGACGTCTGGACCAGCGAACGCACGCTCCACGCGAAGGACGACGACGGGGTGTCGGCGATCGACGCCGCGGTCGAGCGGCTGCGCGCGCAGGGCCACGTCTTCGATGACGAGGGCGCGGTCTGGGTGCGCACGACCGACTTCGGCGACGACAAGGACCGCGTCATCCGGCGCGCCAACGGCGTCTACACCTACTTCGCCGCCGACGCGGCCTACTACCTCGACAAGGGCGACCGCGGGTTCGAGCACAAGATCTACCTGCTCGGCGCCGACCACCACGGGTACGTCCACCGCCTCAAGGCGCTCGCGGGCGCCGCGGGCGACGACCCCGAGAAGGATGTCGAGGTGCTCATCGGGCAGCTCGTGTCGGTCAACGGCGCGCGGCTGTCCAAGCGCGCGGGCAACATCATCGAGCTCGACGACCTGCAGGCCTGGCTCGGCACCGATGCCCTCCGATACACGCTCGCGCGCTACCCGGCCGATTCGCCGCTCGCGATCGACCCCGAGCAGCTGCGCCGCCGCACCAACGACAACCCGGTGTTCTACGTGCAGTACGCGCATGCGCGCACCGCGGCCGTCGCGCGCAACGCGCAGGCGAGCGGCGTCGACCGCTCGGCGTTCGCGCCCGAGCTGCTCGACCACGAGACCGAGTCCGCGCTGCTCGGCGCACTCCAGGAGTTCCCGCGCATCGTCGCGCAGTCGGCCGAGCTGCGCGAGCCGCACCGGGTCGCGCGCTACATCGAGGAGCTCGCGGGGCTCTACCACCGGTGGTACGACAACTGCCGCGTCCTCCCGCTCGGCGACGAACCCGTCGGCGAACTCCACCGCACTCGGCTGTGGCTGAACGATGCCACCGGGCAGGTCATCCGCAACGGGCTGCACCTCCTCGGCGTGTCGGCGCCCGAGCGCATGTAG
- a CDS encoding TPM domain-containing protein, with the protein MLAAAVGLALAVLPQAAHAEDPVSFGSSPIVDTAGALTASEAADVEAAIAAAADTSGRQLFVAYVDEFTNPADAGSWATDTANANNMGSEDYLLAVAIEGRAYYLSAAEDASLSASDIDRIALEVVEPELRDGDWAQAAIAAADAIGGGSAAGAGGFGLGWLWLVLIGVGIVVVVAIVLARRRRAVAGGAAVPGIPPAQPPVPVEELRRRAGGALVQADDALKTSEEELGFAVAAYGDEATAGFRAALETAKAKVREAFTLQQKLDDHEPDTEAQQREWYERIVALTGEADGLLDEQVERFDELRSLEQNAPEALARVEGATRAAEEAIAPAAERLRELGARYAATALAAVADNADQARTRIAFARDSIEQARAAIARGEVSEAAVDIRAAEEAADQAQLLGTAIERLAADLEAADRAVASGVDDLDTDVRTARSLPQAGLAPLADRVEAEASAIRAELAQPDRSPLELKARLDRVNAEIDQAVQGARDAQVAAERARAQLDRTLLSARSQVQAAEDYLVARRGAIGSEARTRLAEAGRLLVESQSLAVTDPARALASAQRAEQLAGQAMSLAQEDVGGFGGSYGGYGPPRSAGGGGGDLFGAVLGGILINSVLGGGGGGGMFGGGGGGGFGGGFGGGGRRSPGSFGGSATRSRRGSGGRF; encoded by the coding sequence GTGCTGGCCGCAGCGGTGGGGCTCGCGCTCGCCGTGCTGCCCCAGGCCGCGCACGCCGAGGACCCGGTCTCGTTCGGCTCGAGCCCGATCGTCGACACCGCCGGAGCCCTCACGGCGAGCGAGGCCGCCGACGTCGAGGCCGCGATCGCGGCCGCCGCGGACACCTCCGGCAGGCAGCTGTTCGTCGCCTACGTCGACGAGTTCACGAACCCCGCCGATGCCGGTTCATGGGCGACCGACACCGCGAACGCCAACAACATGGGCAGCGAGGACTACCTCCTCGCCGTGGCGATCGAGGGTCGGGCCTACTACCTGTCGGCCGCCGAGGACGCCTCGCTCTCGGCATCCGACATCGACCGCATCGCATTGGAGGTCGTGGAGCCCGAGCTGCGCGACGGCGACTGGGCGCAGGCGGCGATCGCGGCCGCCGACGCCATCGGAGGCGGGTCGGCCGCCGGCGCGGGCGGGTTCGGCCTCGGATGGCTCTGGCTCGTGCTCATCGGCGTCGGCATCGTGGTCGTCGTGGCGATCGTCCTCGCACGCCGTCGCCGTGCGGTCGCGGGCGGCGCCGCGGTGCCGGGAATCCCGCCCGCGCAGCCCCCGGTGCCCGTCGAGGAGCTGCGCCGCCGCGCCGGCGGAGCGCTCGTGCAGGCCGACGACGCGCTCAAGACGAGCGAGGAGGAGCTCGGCTTCGCGGTCGCGGCCTACGGGGACGAGGCGACCGCGGGGTTCCGCGCCGCGCTCGAGACCGCGAAGGCCAAGGTGCGCGAGGCGTTCACGCTGCAGCAGAAGCTCGACGACCACGAGCCCGACACCGAGGCGCAGCAGCGCGAATGGTACGAGCGGATCGTCGCGCTGACGGGCGAAGCCGACGGACTGCTCGACGAGCAGGTCGAGCGCTTCGACGAGCTCCGCTCGCTCGAGCAGAACGCGCCCGAGGCGCTCGCCCGGGTCGAGGGCGCCACACGGGCCGCTGAGGAGGCGATCGCACCGGCTGCCGAACGCCTCCGCGAACTCGGCGCGCGCTACGCCGCGACCGCGCTCGCCGCCGTGGCCGACAACGCCGACCAGGCCCGCACGCGGATCGCGTTCGCTCGCGACTCCATCGAGCAGGCGCGCGCCGCCATCGCGCGCGGCGAGGTGAGCGAGGCCGCGGTCGACATCCGAGCCGCCGAGGAGGCCGCCGACCAGGCCCAGCTGCTCGGGACGGCGATCGAGCGCCTCGCGGCCGACCTCGAGGCGGCCGACCGCGCCGTGGCCTCCGGGGTGGACGACCTCGACACCGACGTCCGGACGGCACGGTCCCTGCCCCAGGCCGGCTTGGCCCCGCTCGCAGACCGCGTCGAGGCCGAGGCCTCCGCCATCCGCGCCGAGCTCGCGCAGCCCGATCGATCGCCGCTCGAGCTCAAGGCCCGGCTCGACCGCGTCAATGCCGAGATCGACCAGGCCGTCCAGGGCGCTCGCGATGCGCAGGTCGCTGCCGAGCGGGCACGCGCGCAGCTCGATCGGACGCTGCTGTCGGCGCGCTCGCAGGTGCAGGCCGCCGAGGACTACCTCGTCGCGCGACGCGGCGCGATCGGCAGCGAGGCACGGACGCGCCTGGCCGAGGCCGGCCGCCTTCTCGTCGAGTCCCAGTCGCTCGCGGTCACCGATCCGGCACGAGCGCTCGCGTCGGCGCAACGGGCCGAGCAGCTCGCGGGCCAGGCCATGTCGCTCGCCCAGGAGGACGTCGGCGGGTTCGGCGGCAGCTACGGCGGGTACGGCCCGCCCCGCTCCGCGGGAGGCGGCGGGGGCGACCTCTTCGGCGCCGTGCTCGGCGGCATCCTCATCAACTCCGTCCTCGGCGGCGGGGGCGGCGGCGGCATGTTCGGCGGTGGCGGCGGCGGCGGCTTCGGCGGTGGCTTCGGGGGCGGTGGGCGACGCTCGCCCGGCAGCTTCGGAGGGTCGGCCACGCGGTCCCGCCGCGGGAGCGGAGGCCGCTTCTGA
- a CDS encoding PspA/IM30 family protein, translating to MVKQSIFGRISQLMRANINALIDQAEDPQVMLDQMVRDYTNSIADAEAAIAETIGNLRLLEDDHREDVEAAREWGDKALAASRKADELRTGGDTADADKFDNLAKVALSRQISSESEARAAEPQIAAQTEVVDKLKSGLNGMKQKLVELQNKRSELIARAKTAQAQQQVHEAVKSIDILDPTSEIGRFEDKIRREEAKARGQAEIAASSLDAQFNELDDLGELTEVEARLAAIKAGGSPSASQGQISGS from the coding sequence ATGGTCAAGCAGTCCATCTTCGGACGCATCTCGCAGCTCATGCGAGCGAACATCAACGCCCTCATCGACCAGGCCGAGGATCCGCAGGTCATGCTCGACCAGATGGTCCGCGACTACACGAACTCGATCGCCGACGCCGAGGCCGCGATCGCCGAGACCATCGGCAACCTGCGGTTGCTCGAGGACGACCACCGTGAGGACGTCGAGGCCGCGCGCGAGTGGGGCGACAAGGCGCTCGCCGCGAGCCGGAAGGCCGACGAGCTGCGCACCGGCGGCGACACCGCCGACGCCGACAAGTTCGACAACCTCGCCAAGGTGGCCCTCAGCCGCCAGATCTCGTCCGAGAGCGAAGCGCGGGCCGCCGAGCCGCAGATCGCCGCGCAGACCGAGGTCGTCGACAAGCTCAAGAGCGGCCTGAACGGCATGAAGCAGAAGCTCGTCGAACTGCAGAACAAGCGCAGCGAGCTCATCGCACGCGCGAAGACCGCTCAGGCTCAGCAGCAGGTGCACGAGGCCGTCAAGTCGATCGACATCCTCGACCCGACCAGCGAGATCGGGCGCTTCGAGGACAAGATCCGGCGCGAAGAGGCCAAGGCCCGCGGCCAGGCCGAGATCGCCGCCTCGAGCCTCGATGCCCAGTTCAACGAGCTCGACGACCTCGGCGAGCTCACCGAGGTCGAGGCCCGGCTCGCGGCCATCAAGGCGGGCGGTTCGCCGTCGGCCTCGCAGGGCCAGATCTCCGGTTCCTGA
- a CDS encoding J domain-containing protein codes for MARASDLTPDEAASLLGVPRDADLSEVERAYRRLARELHPDRYAGRPVDEAAAAAARFVEVGRAHEVLVAAAADRAASSDAATGEPLPREAGTPPPRPLPRFSWWLFATWALVLVVGAALSTATGPILVPLDLWGRLGLLVAFALATALTRRRWVWWGTLVLLVLSGITVIASTTVAGLLGLGLMGVASVGLAVQAGLVRFPDQ; via the coding sequence GTGGCGCGCGCCTCCGACCTCACGCCCGACGAGGCGGCTTCGCTGCTCGGCGTGCCCCGCGACGCCGACCTGTCCGAGGTCGAACGCGCGTACCGGCGATTGGCTCGCGAGCTCCATCCCGACCGCTACGCGGGCCGACCGGTCGACGAGGCGGCCGCGGCCGCGGCCCGGTTCGTGGAGGTCGGTCGGGCGCACGAGGTGCTCGTCGCCGCCGCGGCCGACCGGGCCGCGAGCTCCGACGCGGCGACCGGGGAGCCGCTCCCCCGAGAGGCCGGAACGCCTCCTCCACGGCCGCTCCCCCGGTTCAGCTGGTGGCTGTTCGCCACCTGGGCGCTCGTGCTCGTGGTCGGGGCGGCACTCTCGACCGCGACGGGACCCATCCTCGTCCCGCTCGACCTCTGGGGCCGGCTCGGGCTCCTCGTCGCCTTCGCCCTGGCGACGGCCCTCACGCGCCGGCGATGGGTCTGGTGGGGAACCCTCGTGCTGCTCGTGCTGAGCGGCATCACCGTCATCGCCTCGACGACGGTCGCAGGTCTGCTCGGGCTGGGGTTGATGGGCGTCGCGAGCGTCGGGCTCGCCGTGCAGGCCGGGCTGGTCCGGTTCCCCGACCAGTAG
- a CDS encoding arginase family protein: MPATFLVVPEWQGSVSARAMSHADGALAIHGDLPSSATVLVDVPVEAGDALGTGVHRYSAVRWVRERTAEALGAAPGVPVAIGGDCGIALAPVAASAAAHPGGLAVLWLDAHPDLNTPETSPSGAFNGMVLRAITGEGAEGLALEGDERVPASRIVLGGVRAVDPGEQAFIDAERMTVLAVDAFGDPDAVVAAITATGATHVYVHVDLDVLDPAAIAGLSYPLPFGAQPDTLVALVRAVVGVVPLAGASIAGFAPSSPDAAIDDLPTILRLVGALTSGAA; this comes from the coding sequence ATGCCGGCCACCTTCCTCGTCGTCCCCGAGTGGCAGGGCTCCGTCTCCGCGCGCGCCATGAGCCACGCCGACGGCGCCCTCGCGATCCACGGCGACCTGCCCTCCTCCGCGACCGTGCTCGTCGACGTGCCCGTCGAGGCGGGCGACGCGCTCGGCACCGGCGTGCACCGGTACAGCGCGGTGCGCTGGGTACGCGAGCGCACCGCCGAGGCACTCGGCGCCGCGCCGGGTGTCCCCGTGGCGATCGGGGGCGATTGCGGGATCGCGCTCGCCCCGGTCGCCGCCTCCGCGGCGGCGCATCCCGGCGGCCTCGCGGTGCTCTGGCTCGATGCGCACCCCGACCTGAACACGCCCGAGACGAGCCCGTCCGGCGCGTTCAACGGCATGGTCCTCCGCGCGATCACGGGCGAGGGCGCCGAGGGACTCGCGCTCGAGGGCGACGAGCGCGTTCCGGCCTCGCGCATCGTGCTGGGCGGGGTGCGCGCGGTCGATCCCGGCGAGCAGGCGTTCATCGACGCCGAGCGGATGACGGTCCTCGCCGTCGACGCGTTCGGCGATCCCGACGCGGTCGTCGCCGCCATCACGGCGACGGGTGCCACCCACGTGTACGTCCACGTCGACCTGGACGTGCTCGACCCGGCCGCGATCGCCGGACTCTCGTACCCCCTGCCCTTCGGAGCACAGCCGGACACGCTGGTGGCGCTCGTGCGCGCGGTGGTCGGGGTGGTCCCGCTCGCGGGCGCGTCGATCGCGGGCTTCGCGCCGTCATCGCCCGATGCGGCCATCGACGACCTGCCGACCATCCTGCGGCTGGTCGGTGCGCTGACCTCTGGCGCAGCCTGA
- a CDS encoding dihydrolipoyl dehydrogenase family protein — MVRWFDVVVLGAGPVGENVADRARAAGLEVAIVEHELVGGECSYWACVPSKTLLRSGSALRAARRVPGAAEAVTGELDVAATLARRNWFVSDWSDQGGQDWLASAGIELVRGHGRLDGERRVVVTPPGGGEDVVIEARHAVAVCTGSDPVVPDIPGLAEARPWLSRDATSAQSVPRRLAVIGGGVVAAEMGTVFATLGAEVTVLVRSTMLRSMEEFAGEAVVAGLRALGATVRLGVAPRRVERTDDGEVRIELDDGSIIVADEVLVANGRRARTDGIGVEVVGLEPGEFIEVDETLAVASAAPAEGAPWLYAVGDVTGRALFTHQGKYQARAAGDVIAARTLGRPVDDARYGVHAATADHTAVPNIVFADPEVAAVGLTAAAAEESGVAVRTADVPFSSVSGAGILADGYEGRARLVIDDERDVVIGATFVGQGVAELVQQATIAIVGEVPVARLWHAVPGFPTLSEVWLRLLEADGRPEAVA; from the coding sequence ATGGTCCGCTGGTTCGACGTCGTGGTGCTCGGAGCCGGGCCGGTGGGCGAGAACGTCGCCGACCGCGCGCGCGCCGCGGGTCTCGAGGTCGCGATCGTCGAGCACGAGCTCGTCGGCGGCGAGTGCTCGTACTGGGCGTGCGTGCCGTCGAAGACGCTGCTGCGCAGCGGTTCGGCGCTGCGGGCGGCTCGGCGGGTGCCCGGCGCGGCCGAAGCGGTGACCGGAGAGCTCGACGTGGCCGCGACCCTCGCTCGACGCAACTGGTTCGTGTCGGACTGGAGCGACCAGGGCGGGCAGGACTGGCTCGCGAGCGCGGGGATCGAGCTCGTGCGCGGGCACGGGCGCCTCGACGGCGAACGTCGCGTCGTCGTGACCCCGCCGGGCGGTGGCGAGGACGTGGTGATCGAGGCCCGCCACGCCGTCGCCGTGTGCACCGGATCCGATCCCGTCGTGCCCGACATACCCGGGCTCGCCGAGGCGCGCCCCTGGTTGAGCCGCGACGCCACGAGCGCGCAGTCGGTGCCCCGGCGGCTCGCGGTGATCGGCGGGGGCGTCGTGGCGGCCGAGATGGGCACCGTGTTCGCGACCCTCGGGGCCGAGGTGACCGTCCTCGTGCGGAGCACGATGCTCCGCAGCATGGAGGAGTTCGCGGGCGAGGCCGTCGTCGCGGGCCTGCGGGCGCTCGGGGCGACGGTGCGGCTCGGCGTCGCGCCGCGACGGGTCGAGCGGACGGACGACGGCGAGGTGCGGATCGAGCTCGACGACGGCTCCATCATCGTGGCCGACGAGGTGCTCGTCGCCAACGGCCGTCGTGCGCGGACGGACGGGATCGGGGTGGAGGTGGTCGGGCTCGAACCCGGCGAGTTCATCGAGGTCGACGAGACGCTCGCCGTGGCATCCGCCGCGCCCGCCGAGGGTGCGCCCTGGCTCTACGCGGTCGGCGACGTGACCGGACGCGCGCTCTTCACGCACCAGGGCAAGTACCAGGCGCGCGCGGCCGGCGACGTCATCGCCGCGCGCACCCTCGGCCGACCTGTCGACGACGCCCGCTACGGCGTGCATGCCGCGACGGCCGACCACACCGCGGTGCCGAACATCGTGTTCGCCGACCCCGAGGTCGCCGCGGTCGGGCTCACCGCGGCGGCGGCCGAGGAGTCCGGCGTCGCCGTGCGAACCGCGGACGTGCCGTTCTCGAGCGTGAGCGGCGCCGGCATCCTCGCCGATGGCTACGAAGGTCGGGCGAGGCTGGTGATCGACGACGAACGGGACGTGGTGATCGGCGCCACGTTCGTGGGCCAGGGCGTCGCCGAGCTGGTGCAGCAGGCGACGATCGCGATCGTCGGCGAGGTTCCCGTGGCCCGGCTCTGGCACGCGGTGCCGGGCTTCCCCACGCTGAGCGAGGTCTGGCTGCGCCTGCTCGAGGCCGATGGACGTCCCGAGGCGGTCGCATGA
- a CDS encoding Fe-S oxidoreductase — protein MSRVVRIRLTDSRISRAGYWWATAVGFTWGFLWSRGPIEVRQGLVVFRGMPRWTFGRGGSCVGGCYLTDRNDSDAVLGHEAVHKAQWRTYGALFPILYWMSGLDPLRNRFEIEAGLEAGGYLRRRPGRSARPGRRAASD, from the coding sequence ATGAGCCGGGTGGTCCGGATCCGGCTCACCGATTCCCGCATCAGCCGCGCGGGCTACTGGTGGGCGACGGCGGTCGGATTCACCTGGGGATTCCTGTGGAGCCGTGGCCCGATCGAGGTGCGGCAGGGGCTCGTGGTCTTCCGCGGGATGCCGAGGTGGACGTTCGGGCGCGGAGGTTCGTGCGTCGGCGGCTGCTACCTGACCGACCGCAACGACTCCGACGCGGTCCTCGGCCACGAGGCCGTCCACAAGGCGCAGTGGCGCACCTACGGCGCCCTCTTCCCGATCCTCTACTGGATGTCGGGGCTCGACCCCCTGCGCAACCGGTTCGAGATCGAGGCGGGGCTCGAGGCCGGCGGCTACCTACGACGACGGCCCGGACGCAGTGCGCGTCCGGGCCGTCGCGCGGCATCCGACTGA
- a CDS encoding iron-siderophore ABC transporter substrate-binding protein: MRLRRSLITVAGAAVAALALSACAGPSSDSAEDTSAAGAAEGFPVTVDHAFGETVIEDAPERVATWGWGATEAAVAVGVYPVAIAEQVWTVGAGNYLPWVEAAYEEAGEELPTLISDPEGGATVPYEQFIEAEPDLILAPYSGLTEEQYDTLSEIAPVVAYPEAPWTTPWDQTIRITAEALGRADDGEGVLQGITDGLAEQAAEHPEFAGTTFAGVWDGDGFVYVYTAADSRIEVLTELGLEVAPSVSELDTSDGGFFYELSYEQLDRLEADVIVSYHNTKEEAEAFLAKPELQAIPAVAAGRVAQVYDPVTVSSVSPPTALSFDWEGGLPTLVEAIAGAVQQ, encoded by the coding sequence GTGCGTCTTCGACGTTCCCTCATCACCGTGGCCGGCGCCGCTGTCGCCGCCCTCGCCCTGTCGGCCTGCGCCGGTCCGTCGTCCGACTCGGCTGAGGACACGTCCGCCGCCGGCGCGGCCGAGGGATTCCCAGTGACGGTCGATCACGCGTTCGGCGAGACCGTGATCGAGGACGCCCCGGAGCGCGTCGCGACCTGGGGCTGGGGCGCGACCGAGGCCGCCGTCGCCGTCGGGGTGTACCCCGTCGCCATCGCCGAGCAGGTGTGGACCGTCGGTGCCGGCAACTACCTCCCGTGGGTGGAGGCGGCGTACGAGGAGGCCGGCGAGGAACTCCCGACGCTCATCAGCGATCCCGAGGGCGGTGCCACGGTGCCGTACGAGCAGTTCATCGAGGCCGAGCCCGACCTCATCCTCGCTCCGTACTCCGGGCTGACCGAGGAGCAGTACGACACGCTCTCGGAGATCGCGCCCGTCGTGGCGTACCCCGAGGCGCCGTGGACCACCCCGTGGGACCAGACCATCCGGATCACGGCCGAGGCGCTCGGGCGTGCCGACGACGGGGAGGGAGTGCTGCAGGGCATCACCGACGGCCTGGCCGAGCAGGCGGCCGAGCACCCCGAGTTCGCGGGCACGACCTTCGCGGGAGTCTGGGACGGCGACGGCTTCGTCTACGTCTACACCGCCGCCGATTCGCGGATCGAGGTCCTCACCGAGCTCGGCCTCGAAGTCGCTCCGAGCGTGTCCGAGCTCGACACGAGCGACGGCGGCTTCTTCTACGAGCTGAGCTACGAGCAGCTCGACCGGCTCGAGGCCGATGTCATCGTGAGCTACCACAACACGAAGGAGGAGGCCGAAGCCTTCCTCGCCAAGCCCGAACTGCAGGCCATCCCCGCCGTCGCGGCCGGACGGGTCGCGCAGGTGTACGACCCCGTGACGGTCTCGTCGGTCTCGCCGCCGACCGCGCTCAGCTTCGACTGGGAGGGCGGCCTTCCGACCCTCGTCGAGGCCATCGCGGGCGCCGTCCAGCAGTGA
- a CDS encoding ABC transporter ATP-binding protein: MSSPNVPAPRGVVRLAAQGVSLGYDGRRVIDGLDLVIPPGRITAIVGPNACGKSTLLRGLARLHPLEAGRVTLDGQDVGRMPRRDVARRIGVLPQSSSAPDGVRVADLVGRGRYPHQGWFGRHSSDDDEVVAEALAATGVADLADRPIEELSGGQRQRVWIAMVLAQQTDLVLLDEPTTFLDVTHQLELLDLLTHLNRERGTTVVMVLHELNLAARYADHLVVMSAGRIVAEGGPDDVLTTETVRGAFGLEARVIPDPVSGGPMVVPIGRFHAA, translated from the coding sequence ATGAGCTCCCCGAACGTTCCCGCGCCCCGTGGCGTCGTGCGGCTCGCCGCCCAGGGCGTGAGCCTCGGCTACGACGGGCGTCGCGTCATCGACGGGCTCGACCTCGTCATCCCGCCCGGCCGCATCACCGCGATCGTCGGTCCGAATGCGTGCGGCAAGTCGACCCTGCTGCGCGGCCTCGCACGCCTGCATCCGCTCGAGGCCGGACGGGTCACGCTCGACGGTCAGGACGTGGGGCGGATGCCGCGCCGCGACGTCGCGCGGCGCATCGGCGTGCTGCCGCAGTCGTCGAGCGCACCCGACGGCGTCCGCGTGGCGGACCTCGTCGGGCGCGGGCGATACCCGCACCAGGGATGGTTCGGCCGGCACTCCAGCGACGACGACGAGGTGGTCGCCGAGGCGCTGGCCGCCACGGGCGTGGCCGACCTCGCGGACCGCCCGATCGAGGAGCTCTCGGGCGGCCAGCGCCAGCGAGTGTGGATCGCGATGGTCCTCGCCCAGCAGACCGACCTCGTGCTGCTCGACGAGCCGACGACCTTCCTCGACGTCACGCACCAGCTCGAGCTGCTCGACCTGCTGACCCACCTCAACCGCGAGCGCGGCACGACCGTCGTGATGGTGCTCCACGAGCTCAACCTCGCTGCTCGCTACGCCGACCACCTCGTGGTCATGTCGGCCGGACGGATCGTCGCCGAGGGCGGGCCCGACGACGTGCTGACGACCGAGACGGTGCGCGGCGCGTTCGGCCTGGAGGCTCGCGTGATCCCCGACCCGGTGTCAGGCGGGCCGATGGTCGTGCCGATCGGGCGCTTCCATGCCGCGTGA